One genomic segment of Ancylobacter sp. IITR112 includes these proteins:
- a CDS encoding amidase: MSLMELSASELSRLIARRALKPSELMEAYLARFASTNPAVNAIVSARDPDDLRAQARAMDDAPPRGWLHGLPLAVKDLVAVRGLRTTFGSPLFRDHVPDEDDLVAARLRAAGAIFTGKTNTPEWGQGSHTFNPVFGATRNPCDLSRSAGGSSGGAAAALAARLVPVADGSDMMGSLRNPAAFCNVYGFRPSWGLVPADAGGDTFLATLATDGPMARTIEDLARLLETLAGPHPAVPFGRVCPPLADRLDIDLRGRRIGWLADWGGAYRCEPGILDICASGLRVFEELGARVEPLPPPVAAEELWQAWIRLRGFLNAGAKGALLADAHSRDLLKPESRWEIEFGQTVTAPQLYAASLTRSRWYAQAAALFERYDFLVLPSAQVWPFPVEWRWPAAINGRAMDTYHRWMEVVVPVSLIGLPALALPCGFGPSGLPMGLQLIGRDGGDADVLAAGQQYHLATDWPARAPS, encoded by the coding sequence ATATCTCTGATGGAGCTCAGCGCCAGCGAGCTGTCCCGCCTTATCGCCCGCCGGGCGCTGAAACCGTCGGAGCTGATGGAGGCCTATCTGGCGCGGTTCGCCAGCACCAATCCGGCGGTGAACGCCATCGTCTCCGCCCGTGACCCCGACGATCTGCGGGCGCAGGCGCGAGCGATGGACGACGCGCCGCCGCGTGGCTGGCTGCATGGTCTGCCGCTGGCGGTGAAGGATCTCGTCGCCGTGCGCGGGTTGCGCACGACCTTCGGCTCGCCGCTGTTCCGCGATCATGTCCCCGACGAGGACGATCTGGTGGCGGCGCGGCTGCGCGCCGCCGGGGCCATCTTCACCGGCAAGACCAACACGCCGGAATGGGGGCAGGGCAGCCACACCTTCAACCCGGTGTTCGGCGCCACCCGCAACCCCTGTGATCTCTCCCGCTCGGCGGGGGGCTCGTCCGGCGGCGCGGCCGCCGCGCTGGCGGCGCGGCTGGTGCCGGTCGCAGATGGCTCGGACATGATGGGAAGCCTGCGCAACCCGGCCGCCTTCTGCAATGTCTATGGCTTCCGGCCGAGCTGGGGCCTCGTTCCCGCCGATGCGGGGGGCGACACTTTCCTCGCGACGCTGGCGACGGACGGGCCGATGGCACGCACCATCGAAGACCTCGCGCGCCTGCTGGAAACGCTGGCCGGGCCGCATCCGGCCGTGCCCTTCGGCCGGGTGTGCCCGCCGCTCGCCGACCGGCTCGATATCGACCTGCGCGGCCGGCGGATCGGCTGGCTGGCGGATTGGGGCGGCGCCTATCGCTGCGAGCCGGGCATTCTCGACATCTGCGCCAGCGGCCTTCGCGTGTTCGAGGAACTCGGCGCGCGGGTCGAGCCGCTGCCGCCGCCCGTCGCGGCGGAAGAACTGTGGCAAGCGTGGATCCGCCTGCGCGGCTTCCTCAATGCGGGCGCGAAGGGGGCGCTGCTCGCCGATGCCCACAGCCGCGACCTGTTGAAGCCGGAGAGCCGGTGGGAGATCGAGTTCGGCCAGACCGTCACCGCGCCGCAGCTCTATGCAGCCAGCCTCACCCGCTCACGCTGGTACGCGCAGGCCGCAGCGCTGTTCGAGCGCTACGACTTTCTCGTCCTGCCCTCGGCGCAGGTCTGGCCGTTCCCGGTGGAATGGCGCTGGCCCGCCGCCATTAACGGGCGGGCGATGGACACTTATCACCGCTGGATGGAGGTGGTGGTTCCGGTCAGCCTGATCGGCCTGCCGGCGCTGGCGCTGCCCTGCGGTTTCGGCCCCTCGGGCCTGCCGATGGGCCTGCAACTGATCGGCCGCGATGGCGGGGATGCCGATGTTCTCGCGGCCGGACAGCAGTATCACCTCGCCACCGACTGGCCGGCGCGCGCGCCGTCATGA
- a CDS encoding IclR family transcriptional regulator produces MAATSANGSQLLDRAALLLDLIADGTPDGLTLKDLVQQSGLNTATCHRILNTLVGHRLLARDDRRKRYRLGAKMFIYGARAARGPGLISRCEIGLTRLRKKTGETTHLMSRHNHDSLCLARRDGECVVQTLTGSIGGSVPLGVGPGSIAMLSFLDREEQDFILRANEGRFAAFRDLPVEKVEQLIAETRARGYAVDIGELIPGIAGVAMPILDEAGVPVASLGFTFLCAKIVPGFVEGYAALLRTEIDLIESRN; encoded by the coding sequence ATGGCCGCAACTTCTGCCAATGGCTCGCAATTGCTGGACCGGGCGGCGCTGCTGCTCGACCTCATCGCCGATGGCACACCCGATGGCCTGACGCTCAAGGATCTGGTGCAGCAGTCCGGGCTCAACACCGCCACCTGTCACCGCATCCTCAACACGCTGGTCGGGCACCGGCTGCTGGCGCGCGACGACAGGCGCAAGCGCTACCGGCTCGGCGCCAAGATGTTCATCTATGGCGCCCGCGCCGCGCGGGGCCCCGGGCTCATCAGCCGCTGCGAGATCGGCCTGACGCGCCTGCGCAAGAAGACGGGCGAGACCACCCATCTGATGTCGCGTCACAATCACGACTCGCTCTGCCTCGCGCGCCGCGACGGTGAATGCGTGGTGCAGACCCTGACCGGCAGCATTGGCGGATCGGTGCCGCTGGGCGTGGGGCCGGGCAGCATCGCCATGCTGTCCTTCCTCGACCGCGAGGAGCAGGATTTCATCCTGCGCGCCAATGAAGGCCGCTTCGCCGCGTTTCGCGACCTGCCGGTCGAGAAGGTGGAGCAGCTGATCGCGGAAACGCGGGCGCGCGGCTATGCCGTCGATATCGGCGAACTGATCCCGGGCATCGCCGGCGTCGCCATGCCGATCCTCGACGAGGCGGGAGTGCCGGTCGCCTCGCTGGGCTTCACCTTCCTCTGCGCCAAGATCGTGCCCGGCTTCGTCGAAGGCTACGCCGCGCTGCTGCGCACCGAGATCGACCTCATCGAAAGCCGCAACTGA
- a CDS encoding amino acid ABC transporter permease, translated as MFGLDYSWLSDPVYQGWLLRGTLNTIALALASSAIAVLIGGFGALALTLRIAWLDALIELFVELFRNTPPLLQMLFFYFTLSTIGLRVTDPATGLSMPLLSAFDCALVSLSLFGGALCIEAFRSGLDSLPRAVTEAARSLGYSRWGRFRRIEVPIASRICLPALTNILTNLFKTTSQASVITVPELVYYAGQIYNDTFRTAEVMILVLLIYVTLVSLLSWGLSRLERALAFPGYGKGN; from the coding sequence GTGTTCGGTCTCGATTATTCCTGGCTGAGCGACCCGGTCTATCAGGGGTGGCTGCTCCGCGGGACGCTCAACACCATCGCCCTGGCGCTCGCCTCTTCGGCGATCGCCGTCCTCATCGGCGGCTTCGGTGCGCTGGCCCTCACCCTGCGCATCGCCTGGCTCGACGCGCTGATCGAGCTGTTCGTCGAACTGTTCCGCAATACCCCGCCGCTGCTGCAGATGCTGTTCTTCTATTTCACGCTGAGCACCATCGGGCTGCGGGTGACGGACCCGGCGACCGGGCTCAGCATGCCGCTGCTCTCCGCCTTCGACTGCGCGCTGGTCTCGCTCAGCCTGTTCGGCGGCGCCCTGTGCATCGAGGCGTTCCGCTCGGGGCTCGACAGCCTGCCGCGCGCGGTCACCGAGGCGGCGCGTTCGCTCGGCTACAGCCGCTGGGGCCGCTTCCGCCGCATCGAGGTGCCGATCGCCAGCCGCATCTGCCTGCCGGCGCTCACCAACATCCTCACCAACCTGTTCAAGACCACCTCACAGGCTTCGGTGATCACCGTGCCGGAACTCGTCTATTATGCCGGCCAGATCTACAACGACACATTCCGCACCGCCGAGGTGATGATCCTCGTGCTGCTGATCTATGTAACGCTGGTCAGCCTGCTCTCCTGGGGCCTGTCGCGCCTTGAGCGCGCCCTCGCCTTCCCCGGCTATGGCAAGGGCAACTGA
- a CDS encoding NAD(P)/FAD-dependent oxidoreductase, protein MSTFSPFTTTLWYATAAPPPQTAPLEGRVDADVCIVGAGFTGLTTALELARQGVKVVLLEAQEAGFGGSGRNAGHCTPTFSYYSLPALRKILGEPWAARLIQRQTRANDRVAAMIRDYQIDCEWQQNGYVMGALRPGAVEILNGKVEQYNAVGARTRLLDRDAVTALTGSPRFYGGWFHEEAGHMNPLGYARGLARAALQEGATLYTDTPAEDVEPEGLRWKVKTPRGEVVAEKVIFATGAYTVKAWPKLDRSFKILKVFVCATQPLDPELRARVLPQNTTMHDGRGDIYVYKYNAEGRIVASMFPMGARGADMAYTHQVMADRLRWLHPQITVPIRWEYFWYGELDMQVRTVPRLFGLAPGVVALTGLSGRGVPTGSMLGGILAEWAMGVPDSELSLRIEPLEAAPFYMDYAPKLRLRYFRYTDTRAARREGAELPPHA, encoded by the coding sequence ATGAGCACGTTCTCCCCTTTCACCACGACCCTCTGGTATGCAACGGCGGCGCCACCGCCGCAGACCGCCCCGCTCGAAGGGCGGGTGGACGCCGATGTCTGCATTGTCGGCGCGGGCTTCACCGGCCTGACCACCGCACTGGAACTGGCGCGGCAGGGGGTGAAGGTGGTGCTGCTGGAGGCGCAGGAGGCCGGCTTTGGCGGCTCCGGGCGCAATGCCGGCCATTGCACGCCCACCTTCAGCTATTACAGCCTTCCCGCGCTGCGGAAGATCCTCGGGGAACCCTGGGCCGCGCGGCTGATCCAGCGCCAGACGCGGGCCAATGACCGCGTGGCGGCGATGATCCGCGACTATCAGATCGACTGCGAATGGCAGCAGAACGGCTATGTCATGGGCGCGCTGCGCCCGGGCGCGGTGGAGATTCTGAACGGCAAGGTCGAGCAGTATAATGCGGTGGGTGCCCGGACGCGGCTGCTGGACCGCGACGCGGTGACCGCGCTCACCGGAAGCCCCCGCTTCTATGGCGGCTGGTTTCACGAGGAGGCGGGGCATATGAACCCGCTCGGCTATGCGCGCGGCCTCGCCCGCGCCGCCCTGCAGGAGGGCGCCACGCTCTACACCGACACGCCGGCCGAGGATGTCGAACCCGAAGGCCTGCGCTGGAAGGTGAAGACGCCGCGCGGCGAGGTGGTGGCCGAAAAGGTGATCTTCGCCACCGGCGCGTACACGGTGAAGGCGTGGCCGAAACTCGACCGCAGCTTCAAGATCCTCAAGGTCTTCGTCTGCGCCACCCAGCCGCTCGACCCGGAACTGCGCGCCCGCGTGCTGCCGCAGAACACCACCATGCATGATGGACGCGGCGACATCTATGTCTACAAATACAATGCCGAAGGCCGCATCGTCGCCTCCATGTTCCCGATGGGCGCGCGCGGCGCCGACATGGCCTATACCCACCAGGTGATGGCGGACCGGCTGCGCTGGCTGCATCCGCAGATCACCGTGCCGATCCGCTGGGAATATTTCTGGTATGGCGAGCTCGACATGCAGGTGCGCACGGTGCCCCGGCTGTTCGGGCTGGCGCCCGGCGTGGTGGCGCTGACCGGCCTGTCCGGGCGCGGCGTGCCGACCGGCTCGATGCTTGGCGGCATTCTCGCGGAATGGGCGATGGGTGTGCCGGACTCCGAGCTGTCGCTGCGCATCGAGCCGCTGGAAGCGGCACCCTTCTACATGGACTACGCGCCGAAGCTGCGGCTGCGCTACTTCCGCTACACCGACACCCGCGCCGCGCGCCGCGAGGGCGCCGAGCTGCCACCTCATGCCTGA
- a CDS encoding SDR family NAD(P)-dependent oxidoreductase produces the protein MTQRTVLISGGGRGIGAATGRAMMQAGWNVSLGMRDPAPPEWAAQGPGEVQVCAYEATDPGAAARWVGEARARFGRIDAVVANAGIMIRKDVIAAEDEELSRLMEVHVAAPRRLAKAAWEDLAACGRGRVIIVSSLSGKRVKSAISSLYSVSKFAATGLAHALRHTGFEHGIRATAVCPGFVATDMGLPLTTRAAEELTSPEDIARAILFLIELPNTSSVAEFAVNWTLEESF, from the coding sequence ATGACACAACGTACCGTCCTCATCTCCGGCGGCGGGCGCGGCATCGGCGCGGCGACCGGCCGCGCGATGATGCAAGCCGGCTGGAACGTCTCGCTCGGCATGCGCGATCCGGCGCCGCCGGAGTGGGCCGCGCAGGGCCCGGGCGAGGTGCAGGTCTGCGCCTATGAAGCAACCGATCCCGGCGCGGCGGCGCGCTGGGTGGGAGAGGCGCGCGCCCGTTTCGGCCGCATCGACGCCGTGGTGGCCAATGCCGGCATCATGATCCGCAAGGATGTGATCGCGGCGGAGGACGAGGAGCTTTCCCGGCTGATGGAGGTGCATGTCGCGGCCCCCCGCCGGCTCGCCAAGGCGGCGTGGGAAGACCTCGCCGCCTGCGGGCGCGGCCGGGTGATCATCGTCTCCTCGCTGTCGGGAAAGCGGGTCAAATCGGCGATCTCCAGCCTCTATTCCGTGTCCAAATTCGCCGCCACCGGCCTCGCCCATGCGCTGCGGCACACCGGCTTCGAGCATGGCATCCGCGCCACCGCCGTCTGCCCCGGCTTCGTGGCGACCGATATGGGGCTGCCGCTGACCACGCGCGCCGCCGAGGAACTCACATCCCCGGAGGATATCGCGCGCGCCATCCTCTTCCTGATCGAACTGCCGAACACGTCGAGCGTCGCCGAATTCGCGGTGAACTGGACGCTGGAGGAATCGTTCTGA
- a CDS encoding amino acid ABC transporter ATP-binding protein, with protein sequence MNRADALIELDSVTKSFGSFQVLKGISLSVKDGEAVCIIGPSGSGKSTILRCINGLIPIDSGSIRVGTHEVHKLRTEKQMRPLRHQVSMVFQQYNLFPHRTALQNIMMAPIQVLGHDRREVEERAHRLLAKVRLSNKADAYPGQLSGGQQQRVAIARALAMEPQVILFDEVTAALDPETVKDVLTAIRELVDDGLTCILVTHEMKFAREVADRICFTDHGRIVESGPPAQIFDAPQDARTREFLGQVL encoded by the coding sequence ATGAACCGGGCCGATGCGCTGATCGAACTCGACAGCGTCACCAAGAGCTTCGGCTCTTTCCAGGTGCTCAAGGGCATCTCGCTGAGCGTGAAGGATGGCGAGGCGGTATGTATCATCGGCCCGTCGGGCTCGGGAAAATCGACCATATTGCGCTGCATCAACGGCCTGATCCCGATCGACAGCGGTAGCATCCGCGTCGGCACCCACGAGGTGCACAAGCTGCGCACCGAGAAGCAGATGCGCCCGCTGCGCCATCAGGTTTCGATGGTGTTCCAGCAGTACAACCTGTTCCCGCACCGCACCGCGCTGCAGAACATCATGATGGCGCCGATCCAGGTGCTGGGCCATGACCGCAGGGAGGTCGAGGAGCGCGCCCATCGCCTCCTCGCCAAGGTGCGCCTCTCCAACAAGGCCGACGCCTATCCCGGGCAGCTTTCCGGCGGCCAGCAGCAGCGCGTCGCCATCGCCCGCGCGCTCGCCATGGAACCGCAGGTGATCCTGTTCGACGAGGTGACGGCCGCGCTCGACCCCGAGACGGTGAAGGACGTGCTCACCGCCATTCGCGAACTGGTGGATGACGGCCTGACCTGCATCCTCGTCACCCACGAGATGAAATTCGCCCGCGAGGTGGCCGACCGGATCTGCTTCACCGATCACGGCCGCATCGTCGAAAGCGGCCCGCCGGCGCAGATTTTCGACGCGCCGCAGGACGCGCGCACCCGCGAATTCCTCGGCCAGGTGCTCTGA
- a CDS encoding amino acid ABC transporter permease, producing the protein MQWPLTYHEKKRLVQLAIVAAVLAWVTVDALSGGAVYWQRVWMRLPLLLTGSGDGWPLTGGFALNIFLGLCAMALAAVLGTLLALGMMAKSRAIRLPCFFIMNFLRNSPWIVLLFAMLYIIPFNVRLFGMSIAVPAFVKAVIGLALPTAANFAEVVRGAVQSVHSGQWEAARALGYMPMAIYRRIILPQALRRMIPGFMNLYALLMIATSLATVTGIQDVITTLNTLLSMENERVIVYFYITTLFLFFAYCYPIALLARRMEQSVKGDAL; encoded by the coding sequence ATGCAGTGGCCCCTGACCTATCACGAGAAGAAGCGGCTGGTGCAGCTCGCCATCGTCGCGGCGGTGCTGGCCTGGGTGACGGTGGATGCGCTCTCGGGCGGGGCGGTCTACTGGCAGCGCGTGTGGATGCGACTGCCGCTCCTGCTCACCGGCTCCGGCGATGGCTGGCCGCTCACCGGCGGCTTCGCGCTGAACATTTTCCTCGGCCTGTGCGCGATGGCGCTGGCGGCGGTGCTCGGCACCCTGCTGGCGCTCGGCATGATGGCGAAAAGCCGGGCGATCCGCCTGCCCTGCTTCTTCATCATGAACTTCCTGCGCAATTCACCCTGGATCGTGCTGCTGTTCGCCATGCTCTACATCATCCCGTTCAATGTGCGGCTGTTCGGGATGAGCATCGCCGTGCCGGCCTTCGTGAAGGCCGTCATCGGCCTCGCTTTGCCGACGGCGGCGAATTTCGCCGAGGTGGTTCGCGGCGCGGTGCAGTCGGTCCATTCCGGGCAATGGGAGGCCGCGCGCGCCCTCGGCTACATGCCGATGGCGATCTATCGCCGCATCATCCTGCCGCAGGCGCTGCGCCGGATGATCCCCGGCTTCATGAATCTCTACGCCCTCCTGATGATCGCTACTTCACTGGCCACGGTGACGGGTATTCAGGATGTCATCACCACGCTCAACACGCTTCTCTCCATGGAGAACGAGCGTGTCATCGTCTATTTCTACATCACCACCCTGTTTCTGTTCTTCGCCTATTGCTACCCGATCGCTCTGCTGGCGCGGCGGATGGAACAGTCGGTCAAGGGAGACGCCCTATGA
- a CDS encoding FAD/NAD(P)-binding protein, with the protein MKAAPAEARRVPVAIIGGGFSGAAVAWHLLRLHPALERVLVIEPRREVGRGLAYSAADPSHRINVPATRMSLLPDQPSHFNDWLDASGTLDADPAARRSGGRNFPARAVFGTYVAAQIAALGPRVEHLVAAAEAVEARADGFLIRASDGSAVLAGIVVLAVAHAPPSPPSTLARALAGHPRFVADPWRDGALVAVRPEDRVLIVGTGLTMADIVASLERLGHRGAIVALSRRGLRSRGHPAELHDPFGDFATAPARRAGELVRRIRTSVRQAEQAGMSWHCVLDQVRLQGGIIWNALPLAERARVLRHLRPFWDVHRFRIAPQVEEVLDRRMAAGTLHLRAGSLREVTVEDGTIHVTLRERRNGREVREAFDAVVTATGPAHGQVFAGNPVLAALAGAGLARPDPLGLGIEVAADGRAIGAAGVPTPGLYVAGPLARGTVGELMGLPDVTNYAIRIAQTVAGRLGADAAS; encoded by the coding sequence ATGAAGGCTGCACCGGCAGAAGCCCGCCGCGTGCCGGTGGCGATCATCGGCGGCGGCTTTTCCGGCGCGGCGGTCGCCTGGCATCTGCTGCGGCTGCATCCGGCGCTTGAGCGCGTGCTCGTCATCGAGCCGCGCCGCGAGGTCGGGCGCGGCCTCGCCTATTCCGCCGCCGACCCCAGCCACCGCATCAATGTGCCGGCGACGCGAATGTCGCTGCTGCCGGACCAGCCGAGCCATTTCAACGACTGGCTTGACGCCTCCGGCACGCTCGACGCCGACCCGGCGGCGCGACGCAGCGGCGGGCGCAATTTTCCCGCCCGCGCGGTGTTCGGCACCTATGTCGCCGCGCAGATCGCCGCGCTAGGCCCGCGCGTCGAGCATCTCGTCGCGGCCGCCGAGGCGGTGGAGGCGCGCGCGGACGGCTTTCTCATCCGCGCCTCTGACGGCTCGGCCGTGCTGGCCGGGATCGTCGTGCTGGCGGTGGCGCATGCACCGCCGAGCCCGCCTTCCACCCTCGCCCGCGCTCTCGCCGGCCATCCGCGCTTCGTCGCCGACCCCTGGCGCGACGGAGCGCTGGTGGCGGTGCGGCCCGAGGACCGGGTGCTGATCGTCGGCACCGGGCTGACCATGGCCGACATCGTCGCCAGCCTTGAGCGGCTGGGCCATCGCGGCGCGATCGTCGCGCTGTCGCGGCGCGGCCTGCGTTCGCGTGGCCACCCGGCCGAACTGCATGACCCGTTCGGCGATTTCGCGACCGCGCCGGCGCGCCGGGCGGGCGAACTCGTGCGTCGCATCCGGACAAGCGTGCGGCAGGCGGAGCAGGCGGGAATGAGCTGGCACTGCGTGCTGGACCAGGTGCGGCTGCAGGGAGGGATCATCTGGAACGCGCTGCCGCTCGCCGAGCGGGCGCGCGTGCTGCGGCATCTGCGCCCGTTCTGGGACGTGCACCGCTTCCGCATCGCCCCGCAGGTGGAGGAGGTGCTCGACCGGCGCATGGCGGCCGGAACGCTCCACCTGCGCGCCGGCTCGCTGCGGGAGGTGACTGTGGAGGACGGGACGATCCACGTCACCCTGCGCGAACGGCGCAACGGGCGGGAGGTGCGGGAGGCCTTCGACGCGGTCGTCACCGCCACCGGCCCGGCGCATGGGCAGGTATTTGCCGGCAATCCGGTGCTCGCCGCGCTGGCGGGTGCCGGGCTGGCCCGGCCGGACCCGCTGGGTCTCGGTATCGAGGTGGCCGCGGATGGGCGGGCCATCGGCGCGGCGGGGGTACCGACCCCCGGGCTCTATGTCGCCGGCCCGCTGGCGCGCGGCACGGTGGGCGAGTTGATGGGGTTGCCGGACGTTACCAACTATGCCATCCGCATCGCCCAGACCGTGGCCGGGCGGCTCGGTGCCGACGCGGCATCATGA
- a CDS encoding NAD(P)/FAD-dependent oxidoreductase, whose translation MSAADIFAEGFKTEPYWWEAAAPETDLDPLPPRADVVVIGSGYAGLNAATELARAGLDVVVVDGGRLGEGGSTRSGGMVSSGQKLVVGGAIKGIDPELFDRMIGDSISSFDYLQNLIEGERLDADLAIKGRFFGAHARALVEPTRRNGRILAEKTGVNVHFYDRENQRQVIGSDYYFGGMVVDEYGGLHPGKYHRALRERARKAGVTLRSHAKAAPVVDAGDGMKRVTTERGTILARHVVSATNGYTRKDGHPELARRVVPVKSYQIATEPLPADLIETLIPGGRMISDTRRDVIYSRPSPDGSRILFGSRPGFFERDDRDAAPAIYERMTDIWPELKAYKITHAWSGFVGMTADKVAHMGRRDNSDFAAGCNGNGVALMSYLGYQTAQKILGRQNQPTAFDRDRFPAVPLYSGTPWFVPIVAAWYRLRDWAERR comes from the coding sequence ATGTCGGCAGCAGACATTTTCGCGGAAGGCTTCAAGACCGAACCCTATTGGTGGGAAGCAGCCGCGCCGGAGACCGACCTCGACCCGCTCCCCCCCCGCGCCGACGTGGTCGTCATCGGCTCGGGCTATGCCGGCCTCAACGCGGCCACCGAGCTTGCCCGCGCCGGGCTCGACGTGGTGGTGGTCGATGGCGGGCGGCTCGGCGAGGGCGGCTCCACGCGCTCCGGCGGCATGGTGTCGAGCGGCCAGAAGCTGGTGGTCGGCGGCGCCATCAAGGGCATCGACCCCGAACTGTTCGACCGTATGATCGGCGACAGTATTTCCTCCTTCGATTACCTGCAGAACCTGATCGAGGGCGAGCGCCTCGACGCCGATCTCGCCATCAAAGGCCGCTTCTTCGGCGCCCATGCGCGCGCACTGGTCGAACCGACCCGGCGCAACGGGCGGATTCTCGCGGAGAAGACGGGCGTGAACGTCCATTTCTACGACCGCGAAAACCAGCGGCAGGTGATCGGCTCGGATTATTATTTCGGCGGCATGGTCGTCGACGAATATGGCGGGCTGCACCCCGGCAAATACCATCGCGCGCTGCGCGAGCGTGCCCGCAAGGCCGGCGTGACGCTGCGCTCCCACGCCAAGGCGGCACCTGTGGTTGACGCCGGCGACGGGATGAAGCGCGTCACCACCGAGCGCGGCACGATTCTCGCCCGCCATGTGGTCAGCGCCACCAATGGCTATACCCGCAAGGACGGCCACCCGGAACTCGCCCGCCGCGTGGTGCCGGTGAAAAGCTACCAGATCGCCACCGAGCCGCTGCCGGCCGACCTCATCGAGACGCTGATCCCCGGGGGGCGGATGATCTCCGACACCCGCCGCGACGTGATCTATTCGCGCCCCTCGCCCGATGGCAGCCGCATCCTGTTCGGCTCGCGTCCCGGCTTCTTCGAGCGCGACGACCGCGACGCCGCCCCCGCGATCTATGAACGGATGACAGACATCTGGCCGGAGCTGAAAGCCTACAAGATCACCCATGCGTGGAGCGGCTTCGTCGGCATGACCGCCGACAAGGTCGCGCATATGGGCCGGCGCGACAATTCCGACTTCGCCGCCGGCTGCAACGGCAATGGCGTCGCGCTGATGTCCTATCTCGGCTACCAGACCGCGCAGAAAATCCTCGGCCGGCAGAACCAGCCGACCGCCTTCGACCGCGACCGCTTCCCCGCCGTGCCGCTCTATTCCGGCACTCCCTGGTTCGTGCCGATCGTCGCCGCCTGGTACCGGCTGCGCGACTGGGCCGAGCGCCGCTGA
- a CDS encoding transporter substrate-binding domain-containing protein → MKTTILTIAAALAVTLGIGAASADTLADAKSKGTLTIGVKNDYPPYGFLNDKGEIVGFEVDLGKYVAKELLGPDGKVELVPVVAANRIEFLNSGRIDIIFATLGVTAERAKVIDFSEYYVSAPGPSVLAPKAATFKTWEALKGLTLCGIQGSYYNKHLTEDLGIKLTAFKTQPEAYRALKDNRCVGFVFDDMTLRKKTEEPEWADYTIAVDPYEYIPQAAGIRKGDDAFRAAVNKAITKAEAEGKLIEWETTYGMPHSAYIAERAKAAAEKLKQP, encoded by the coding sequence GTGAAAACCACCATTCTGACCATTGCCGCCGCGCTTGCGGTGACGCTCGGCATCGGCGCGGCCAGCGCCGACACGCTTGCCGACGCCAAATCCAAGGGCACGCTGACCATTGGCGTGAAAAACGACTACCCGCCCTACGGCTTCCTCAACGACAAGGGCGAGATCGTCGGCTTCGAGGTCGATCTCGGCAAATATGTCGCCAAGGAACTGCTCGGCCCCGATGGCAAGGTGGAACTGGTGCCTGTTGTGGCCGCCAACCGTATCGAGTTCCTCAACTCCGGCCGCATCGACATCATCTTCGCCACCCTCGGCGTCACCGCCGAGCGCGCCAAGGTCATCGACTTTTCCGAATACTATGTCTCGGCGCCCGGCCCCTCCGTCCTCGCGCCGAAGGCGGCGACCTTCAAGACCTGGGAAGCGCTCAAGGGCCTGACGCTTTGCGGCATCCAGGGCTCCTACTACAACAAGCACCTGACCGAGGATCTCGGCATCAAGCTCACCGCCTTCAAGACGCAGCCGGAAGCCTATCGCGCGCTCAAGGACAATCGCTGCGTCGGCTTCGTCTTCGACGACATGACGCTGCGCAAGAAGACCGAGGAACCTGAATGGGCCGACTACACCATCGCCGTCGACCCCTATGAGTACATTCCGCAGGCGGCTGGCATCCGCAAGGGCGACGACGCCTTCCGGGCGGCGGTGAACAAGGCCATCACCAAGGCCGAGGCCGAGGGCAAGCTGATCGAGTGGGAAACCACCTATGGCATGCCGCACTCCGCCTACATCGCCGAGCGCGCCAAGGCTGCGGCCGAAAAGCTGAAGCAGCCCTGA